The Herminiimonas arsenitoxidans genome window below encodes:
- the murA gene encoding UDP-N-acetylglucosamine 1-carboxyvinyltransferase: protein MDKLLIQGGHRLSGEIAISGAKNAALPILCAGLLTADAVQLSNVPKLQDVATMLKLLRQMGLQAEQDGDKVTLNGSAIDKLEAPYEMVKTMRASILVLGPLLARFGEAKVSLPGGCAIGSRPVDQHIKGLQAMGAEVTIEAGYIHAKAKKLKGARIVTDMITVTGTENLLMAATLADGETILENAAREPEVTDLAHLLVAMGAKIEGIGTDRLVIQGVERLHGASYAVIPDRIETATFMCAVATVGGDVTLRNARTDTLDVAFDKLRETGAILTSGDDWIRVQMASRPKAVSFRTTEYPGFPTDMQAQFMAMNCIAEGSSRVIETIFENRFMHVQEMNRLGAAITIEGHTAIITGVDKLVGAPVMATDLRASASLVIAALAAEGETLIDRIYHLDRGYDRMEVKLSAVGAHIQRVK from the coding sequence ATGGATAAGCTCTTAATACAAGGCGGTCATCGCCTCTCCGGCGAAATCGCTATTTCCGGCGCGAAGAATGCGGCATTGCCGATCTTGTGCGCAGGTTTGCTGACGGCCGATGCTGTGCAATTGAGCAATGTGCCGAAGCTGCAAGACGTGGCGACGATGTTGAAGTTGTTGCGTCAAATGGGTTTGCAGGCAGAGCAGGACGGCGACAAGGTGACGTTGAACGGTAGCGCTATCGACAAGCTGGAAGCGCCGTACGAGATGGTGAAAACCATGCGTGCGTCGATTTTGGTGCTCGGGCCTTTGCTGGCACGCTTCGGCGAGGCAAAAGTATCGCTGCCCGGCGGTTGCGCGATTGGCTCGCGTCCGGTCGACCAGCACATCAAGGGCTTGCAGGCGATGGGTGCCGAAGTCACGATAGAAGCCGGTTATATTCACGCCAAGGCGAAGAAGCTCAAGGGTGCGCGTATCGTTACCGATATGATTACCGTCACCGGTACTGAAAACCTGCTGATGGCAGCGACGCTGGCAGATGGCGAAACAATTTTGGAAAACGCTGCGCGCGAACCGGAAGTTACCGATCTCGCACACTTGCTGGTCGCAATGGGTGCGAAGATCGAAGGCATAGGCACCGACCGTCTGGTGATCCAGGGCGTAGAGCGCTTGCATGGCGCATCGTATGCAGTGATCCCGGACCGGATTGAGACTGCAACCTTTATGTGTGCAGTCGCTACCGTCGGTGGTGACGTTACTTTGCGTAATGCGCGTACTGATACGCTGGATGTAGCTTTTGATAAATTGCGTGAAACGGGTGCGATTTTGACTTCCGGCGATGATTGGATCCGTGTCCAAATGGCATCGCGCCCTAAAGCCGTGAGCTTCCGTACTACCGAATACCCGGGCTTTCCGACCGATATGCAGGCGCAATTCATGGCGATGAACTGTATCGCTGAAGGCAGCAGCCGCGTGATTGAAACGATTTTTGAAAACCGCTTCATGCATGTGCAAGAGATGAATCGTCTCGGCGCCGCCATCACGATCGAAGGCCATACTGCAATCATCACGGGCGTCGACAAGCTGGTCGGTGCACCGGTAATGGCAACCGATCTGCGCGCATCTGCCTCGCTGGTCATCGCTGCATTGGCGGCAGAAGGCGAAACACTGATAGACCGCATTTATCATCTGGATCGCGGTTACGATCGCATGGAAGTCAAACTCTCCGCCGTCGGCGCACATATTCAGCGAGTGAAATAA
- a CDS encoding STAS domain-containing protein, with protein MFQPGESLTFNNAQVILANGLQAIAGGQTVIDFSNVVTVDSSAVAAMLVWRRAATARAASLAFNNLPANLSSLISLYDVKTLLDASLPRADLPHH; from the coding sequence ATGTTTCAACCCGGCGAATCGCTCACCTTCAATAATGCCCAAGTAATATTGGCAAATGGCTTGCAGGCAATCGCCGGCGGGCAGACGGTGATCGACTTCTCCAATGTCGTGACTGTAGACTCCTCTGCGGTTGCGGCGATGCTGGTTTGGCGGCGCGCGGCAACCGCGCGTGCCGCATCACTGGCTTTCAATAATTTGCCGGCTAATCTGAGCAGTCTGATTTCTTTGTACGACGTCAAGACCTTGCTCGATGCCAGCCTTCCGCGCGCAGATCTGCCACATCATTGA
- a CDS encoding MlaC/ttg2D family ABC transporter substrate-binding protein, producing the protein MNIFKKLSLALIALTFAGYAAAQDVEAPDVLIKRISEDVMATAKADKAIQSGDSRRIQQLVDEKILPYVDFQRMTALAAGRYWRDATPDQQKQLTTEFRSLLMYTYSGAIAQIRDQKLEYRPLRASPSDTEVIVNTQVLQPRGEPIQLSYRLAKSPAGWKIYDVNVLGAWLVETYKGSFAAEISKSGIDGLIKTLSDKNKKLAGSMAKTAK; encoded by the coding sequence ATGAATATTTTTAAAAAATTATCGCTGGCGCTGATAGCGTTGACCTTTGCGGGATATGCCGCTGCACAAGATGTGGAAGCGCCTGATGTATTGATCAAGCGCATTAGTGAAGATGTGATGGCGACTGCGAAGGCAGACAAGGCTATCCAGAGCGGTGATTCGCGTCGTATTCAGCAACTCGTTGATGAAAAGATTCTGCCTTACGTTGATTTCCAGCGTATGACGGCATTGGCTGCTGGTCGTTACTGGCGCGATGCCACGCCGGATCAGCAAAAGCAATTGACGACAGAATTCCGCAGCTTGCTGATGTACACCTACTCTGGTGCCATTGCACAGATCCGTGATCAAAAGCTGGAATATCGTCCATTGCGCGCCAGCCCATCTGATACGGAAGTCATCGTGAATACGCAAGTTTTGCAACCGCGCGGTGAGCCGATTCAGTTGAGCTACCGTTTGGCAAAATCACCTGCCGGCTGGAAAATTTATGACGTAAATGTACTCGGCGCATGGTTGGTCGAGACATATAAAGGCAGCTTTGCTGCAGAAATCAGCAAATCCGGTATCGATGGCTTGATCAAAACGCTGTCGGATAAAAACAAGAAACTTGCCGGCAGTATGGCAAAAACAGCTAAGTAA
- a CDS encoding glutamate synthase subunit beta: MGKITGFMEFQRLKEASEEPQKRTKHYKEFTVHLSDAEAKVQATRCMDCGIPFCNNGCPVNNIIPDWNDLVFSGAYKQALDTLHSTNNFPEFTGRICPAPCESACTLGINEDPVGIKSIEHFIIDKGWESGWVVPQPPSVKTGKKVAVVGSGPAGMAAAQQLARVGHDVTVFEKNDRVGGLLRYGIPDFKMEKSHIDLRVKQMEAEGVKFRTSVLVGKDFPANIINWAKETISPEQINKDFDAVIIAGGAEQPRDLPVPGRELKGVHFAMEFLPLQNKVNAGDKIKDQLMATGKHVVVIGGGDTGSDCVGTSNRHGAASVAQFELLPQPPEEENKPMVWPYWPTKLRTSSSHEEGCERDWAVATKRLEGKNGKVEKLIAARVEWKDGRMQEVPNSEFEMKADLVLLAMGFVSPVAQVLDAFGVDKDARGNAKATTDGEACYRTSVDKVFAAGDMRRGQSLVVWAIREGRQCAREVDAFLMGESVLPR, encoded by the coding sequence ATGGGAAAGATTACCGGCTTTATGGAATTTCAACGCTTGAAAGAAGCAAGCGAAGAGCCGCAAAAACGTACCAAGCATTACAAGGAATTCACCGTTCATTTGAGCGATGCGGAAGCAAAAGTGCAAGCTACACGCTGCATGGATTGCGGTATTCCGTTTTGCAATAACGGCTGCCCGGTCAATAACATCATTCCTGACTGGAATGATCTGGTGTTTAGCGGCGCATACAAGCAAGCGCTGGATACCCTGCATTCGACCAACAACTTCCCTGAATTTACCGGTCGCATTTGCCCGGCACCATGCGAATCCGCATGTACCTTGGGCATCAATGAAGATCCGGTCGGTATCAAATCGATTGAGCATTTCATCATCGACAAAGGTTGGGAAAGCGGCTGGGTTGTGCCGCAACCACCTAGCGTGAAGACCGGCAAGAAAGTGGCTGTCGTCGGTTCCGGTCCTGCCGGTATGGCCGCTGCACAGCAGTTGGCACGCGTCGGCCACGATGTCACCGTGTTCGAGAAAAACGATCGCGTCGGCGGTTTGCTGCGTTACGGCATCCCTGACTTCAAGATGGAAAAATCGCACATCGATCTGCGCGTCAAACAGATGGAAGCTGAAGGCGTGAAATTCCGTACCAGCGTCTTGGTCGGCAAGGATTTCCCTGCGAACATCATCAACTGGGCGAAAGAAACCATCTCGCCAGAGCAGATCAACAAAGACTTCGATGCAGTCATCATCGCTGGTGGTGCAGAACAGCCACGCGATTTGCCAGTTCCAGGTCGTGAGTTGAAGGGCGTGCATTTCGCGATGGAATTCCTGCCATTGCAAAACAAGGTCAATGCAGGCGACAAGATCAAAGATCAATTGATGGCAACCGGCAAGCACGTGGTTGTGATCGGTGGTGGTGATACCGGTTCCGATTGCGTCGGTACCTCGAATCGTCATGGCGCTGCATCAGTTGCGCAATTTGAATTGCTGCCGCAGCCACCGGAAGAAGAGAACAAGCCTATGGTCTGGCCTTACTGGCCAACCAAGCTGCGCACTTCGTCTTCACATGAAGAAGGTTGTGAACGTGATTGGGCCGTAGCGACCAAGCGTCTTGAAGGCAAAAACGGCAAGGTTGAAAAACTGATCGCCGCACGTGTCGAATGGAAAGATGGCCGCATGCAAGAAGTGCCAAATTCGGAATTCGAAATGAAGGCTGATCTGGTTTTGTTGGCAATGGGCTTCGTTTCGCCAGTGGCGCAAGTGTTGGATGCTTTCGGTGTCGACAAGGATGCACGCGGCAATGCCAAAGCGACTACGGATGGCGAAGCTTGCTACCGTACATCAGTCGACAAGGTTTTTGCCGCAGGTGATATGCGTCGCGGTCAATCGTTGGTGGTGTGGGCGATCCGAGAAGGACGTCAGTGCGCACGTGAGGTTGATGCGTTCTTGATGGGCGAATCGGTACTGCCGCGCTAA
- the mlaE gene encoding lipid asymmetry maintenance ABC transporter permease subunit MlaE, which yields MIVWFLETIGRLVREFVVNLGFATRTFFGILGASGSLWRRPRLVVSQIHFIGNYSLVLIAVAGLFVGFVLGLQGYYTLNKYGSEQALGLLVALSLTRELGPVVTALLFAGRAGTSLTAEIGLMKAGEQLSAMEMMAVNPLQRVLAPRFWAGVIAMPVLAAIFSAVGIMGGYIVGVKLIGVDEGAFWSQMQGGVDVVNDILNGVIKSIVFGFAVTFVALYQGYQAQPTPEGVARATTRTVVIASLSVLGLDFLMTALMFS from the coding sequence ATGATTGTTTGGTTTCTAGAGACAATCGGGCGTTTGGTGCGCGAGTTTGTTGTCAATCTTGGTTTCGCTACACGTACTTTCTTCGGCATTCTTGGTGCCTCCGGCAGTCTGTGGCGTCGGCCGCGATTGGTGGTGAGCCAGATTCATTTTATTGGTAACTATTCGCTGGTTTTGATCGCGGTTGCCGGTTTGTTCGTTGGTTTTGTGCTGGGCTTGCAAGGTTATTACACACTGAATAAATACGGTTCCGAGCAGGCGCTGGGTTTGTTGGTTGCTCTGTCGCTGACGCGTGAGTTGGGACCGGTCGTGACTGCCTTGTTATTTGCCGGTCGTGCGGGCACTTCGCTGACAGCAGAAATTGGTTTGATGAAGGCTGGCGAGCAATTGTCGGCGATGGAAATGATGGCGGTTAATCCGCTGCAGCGCGTGTTGGCACCTCGTTTCTGGGCTGGCGTGATTGCAATGCCGGTGTTGGCGGCGATTTTCAGCGCGGTCGGCATCATGGGCGGTTATATCGTCGGCGTGAAATTGATAGGCGTCGACGAAGGTGCATTCTGGTCGCAAATGCAGGGTGGCGTCGATGTGGTGAATGACATCCTGAACGGCGTGATCAAAAGTATCGTATTTGGCTTCGCAGTAACATTTGTTGCCTTGTATCAGGGATATCAAGCACAGCCGACGCCGGAAGGCGTTGCTCGTGCAACGACGCGCACAGTGGTAATCGCATCGTTATCGGTGCTGGGGCTGGATTTCCTGATGACAGCGTTGATGTTCAGTTAA
- the hisD gene encoding histidinol dehydrogenase, translated as MSIQIRKFDSTHPDFKSQLAAVLAFEASEDEAIDRAVQRILEDVKVRGDVAVLEYTKQFDHVSADSMDVLEIKSDALQAALAQLSPVRRAALQTAADRVRAYHERQKNAIGSDGFTYTEADGTVLGQKVTPLDRVGIYVPGGKAAYPSSVLMNAIPAKVAGVQEVIMVVPTPNGVKNELVLAAAAMSGVDRVFTIGGAQAVAALAYGTATIPQVDKIVGPGNAYVAAAKRRVFGTVGIDMIAGPSEILVICDGTTDPDWIAMDLFSQAEHDELAQSILICPDADYIEAVAASINRQLADMPRKDVIATSLTNRGAMIKVRDMDEACEIANLIAAEHLEISAEDPQQWADKVRHAGAMFLGRFSSESLGDYCAGPNHVLPTSRTARFSSPLGVYDFQKRSSILHVSEGGAQTLGKVAAELAYGEGLQAHARSAEYRLK; from the coding sequence ATGTCCATACAGATACGCAAATTTGATTCCACGCATCCCGACTTCAAGTCGCAACTTGCGGCTGTGCTCGCTTTCGAGGCGAGCGAAGATGAAGCGATAGATCGCGCCGTGCAACGCATTCTTGAAGACGTCAAGGTACGTGGTGACGTGGCTGTGCTTGAATACACCAAGCAGTTCGATCATGTGAGTGCAGACAGCATGGATGTATTGGAAATCAAGAGCGATGCATTGCAAGCGGCACTGGCGCAATTGTCGCCAGTACGTCGCGCTGCTTTGCAGACGGCGGCAGATCGCGTGCGTGCGTATCACGAGCGCCAAAAAAATGCGATTGGCTCCGATGGTTTTACTTATACCGAAGCTGATGGCACTGTACTTGGTCAAAAAGTGACGCCACTGGATCGCGTGGGTATTTATGTGCCGGGCGGTAAGGCTGCGTACCCATCATCGGTATTGATGAATGCGATTCCGGCCAAAGTGGCTGGCGTGCAAGAAGTCATCATGGTGGTGCCTACGCCGAATGGCGTGAAGAATGAATTGGTGCTGGCTGCTGCTGCGATGTCTGGCGTTGATCGTGTATTTACCATCGGTGGCGCGCAAGCAGTTGCGGCACTGGCTTACGGCACCGCTACGATCCCGCAAGTCGACAAGATCGTTGGTCCGGGTAATGCTTATGTTGCTGCCGCCAAACGTCGCGTGTTCGGTACAGTCGGCATCGACATGATTGCAGGGCCATCCGAGATACTGGTGATTTGCGACGGCACCACCGATCCAGATTGGATCGCGATGGATCTGTTTTCGCAGGCCGAGCATGATGAGTTGGCGCAATCGATTTTGATCTGCCCTGATGCCGACTATATCGAAGCAGTTGCAGCCAGCATCAATCGCCAATTAGCCGACATGCCACGCAAGGATGTGATCGCTACTTCGCTGACGAATCGTGGCGCGATGATCAAGGTACGCGATATGGATGAGGCGTGTGAAATCGCCAACCTGATTGCAGCCGAACATCTGGAAATTTCAGCCGAAGATCCACAGCAGTGGGCGGACAAGGTTCGCCATGCAGGTGCGATGTTCCTTGGCCGTTTTTCTTCCGAGTCGCTGGGTGATTATTGTGCTGGTCCTAACCACGTATTGCCGACTTCGCGTACTGCACGTTTTTCTTCGCCGCTGGGTGTGTATGACTTCCAGAAGCGCTCCAGCATTTTGCATGTGAGCGAAGGTGGTGCGCAGACGCTGGGCAAAGTTGCCGCAGAACTCGCGTACGGCGAAGGTTTGCAAGCGCATGCGCGTTCCGCAGAATATCGACTGAAATGA
- a CDS encoding ABC transporter ATP-binding protein yields MPNLVEIRDLHFGYGERPILSALNMDFPRGKVIAVMGGSGSGKTTVLRLIGGQLQPQSGQVAVDDQVVHKLETKALYQLRRKMGMLFQHGALFTDISVFENVAFPLREHTDLSEELIRDLVLMKLHTVGLRNAAQLMPAEISGGMARRVALARSIALDPQLIMYDEPFAGLDPISMGMTANLIRKLNDALGSTTILVSHDVHESFSIADYVYFLSNGAIVAQGTPAEMTASSDPYVKQFVNAEPDGPVPFHYPGKSLADDLGLGVRS; encoded by the coding sequence GTGCCTAATCTTGTTGAAATCCGCGATCTACATTTTGGCTATGGTGAGCGTCCGATACTGTCGGCGCTCAACATGGATTTCCCGCGCGGCAAGGTTATTGCCGTTATGGGTGGTTCCGGCTCAGGTAAAACAACCGTTCTGCGTTTGATCGGCGGTCAGTTGCAGCCGCAATCAGGCCAAGTCGCGGTCGATGATCAAGTTGTCCATAAGCTGGAAACCAAAGCGCTGTATCAGTTACGTCGCAAGATGGGCATGCTGTTTCAGCATGGCGCGCTCTTTACCGATATCTCGGTGTTCGAGAACGTTGCCTTCCCGTTGCGCGAACATACGGACTTATCCGAAGAGTTGATTCGCGATCTGGTCTTGATGAAGTTGCATACAGTTGGCTTGCGCAATGCTGCACAACTGATGCCAGCCGAAATTTCCGGTGGCATGGCGCGTCGCGTGGCATTGGCGCGTTCGATTGCGCTTGATCCGCAACTCATCATGTATGACGAACCGTTTGCCGGCCTTGATCCGATTTCGATGGGTATGACGGCCAATCTGATACGCAAGCTCAATGATGCTTTGGGTTCGACCACGATTTTGGTGTCACATGATGTGCATGAGTCGTTTTCGATTGCCGATTATGTGTACTTCCTGTCGAACGGCGCGATTGTCGCGCAGGGTACGCCGGCAGAAATGACCGCATCCAGCGATCCGTATGTGAAGCAGTTCGTCAATGCCGAACCGGATGGTCCGGTGCCATTTCATTATCCAGGCAAGTCCCTGGCTGACGATTTGGGCTTGGGAGTGCGCTCATGA
- a CDS encoding ABC transporter permease: MIGFQTLFYKEMLRFWKVATQTVAAPILTAVLYLLIFGHVLEDHVQVYPGVKYTAFLIPGLVMMSVLQNAFANSSSSLIQSKITGNLVFVLLPPLSHWELFSAYVMAAVVRGLVVGTGVFIVTAWFADITFVAPWWIAIFAILGAAMLGTMGLIAGIWAEKFDQLAAFQNFLIMPATFLSGVFYSVHSLPPFWQTVSRLNPFFYMIDGFRYGFFGQSDVNPLISSTVVAFFLVLLAGVGMSLLKSGYKLRH, encoded by the coding sequence ATGATCGGCTTCCAGACACTGTTTTATAAAGAGATGCTGCGCTTCTGGAAGGTCGCGACGCAGACTGTTGCTGCTCCTATTCTGACGGCTGTCTTGTATCTGTTGATCTTCGGCCATGTGCTGGAAGATCATGTGCAGGTATATCCGGGCGTGAAATACACAGCCTTCCTGATCCCTGGTTTGGTGATGATGAGTGTTTTGCAAAACGCATTCGCCAATTCGTCTTCGTCACTGATTCAATCGAAGATCACCGGCAATCTGGTATTCGTTTTGTTGCCGCCGCTGTCGCACTGGGAATTGTTCAGTGCGTATGTAATGGCTGCAGTCGTGCGCGGTCTAGTCGTAGGGACTGGCGTGTTTATCGTCACCGCCTGGTTTGCGGATATTACGTTTGTTGCGCCATGGTGGATTGCGATTTTTGCGATACTTGGTGCGGCGATGCTGGGCACCATGGGTTTGATTGCTGGTATTTGGGCTGAAAAATTTGATCAGCTTGCAGCGTTTCAAAATTTCCTGATCATGCCGGCGACGTTCTTATCAGGGGTATTTTATTCAGTGCATTCCTTGCCGCCATTTTGGCAAACGGTCTCGCGTCTGAATCCGTTCTTTTACATGATAGACGGCTTCCGTTACGGATTTTTTGGTCAGTCCGATGTGAATCCGCTGATCAGTTCTACGGTCGTTGCATTTTTCCTGGTGCTGCTGGCAGGTGTCGGTATGTCGCTCCTGAAGAGCGGTTACAAACTGCGCCATTAA
- a CDS encoding BolA family protein has product MLPTPELVKSYIAAGLDCSHLEVSGDGAHFEAVIVSHAFAGKRLIQRHQLVYAALGDRMREEIHALSMKTLTPEEFQK; this is encoded by the coding sequence ATGTTGCCCACACCAGAATTAGTTAAAAGTTATATCGCCGCCGGACTGGATTGCTCGCATCTCGAAGTCAGTGGCGATGGCGCACACTTCGAAGCCGTGATCGTGTCACATGCATTTGCTGGCAAGCGTTTAATCCAGCGTCATCAATTGGTATACGCCGCATTGGGCGATCGCATGCGTGAAGAAATTCATGCTTTGTCGATGAAGACACTGACGCCTGAAGAATTCCAGAAGTAA
- the mlaD gene encoding outer membrane lipid asymmetry maintenance protein MlaD — translation MQRKSLDLWVGLFVLLGAAALFFLAMKAGNMSSLSFEQVYPVVTRFDNIGGLKPRAPVKSAGVVVGRVADISFDDKSYQATVTLNIESRYLFPKDSSAKILTSGLLGEQYIGLEPGGDTVNLAAGDRITMTQSAMVLENLISQFLFSKAAEGKEDQK, via the coding sequence ATGCAACGAAAATCATTAGACTTATGGGTTGGCCTTTTTGTGCTGCTGGGCGCTGCTGCTTTGTTCTTTCTGGCGATGAAAGCCGGGAATATGAGCTCCCTGTCATTCGAGCAGGTTTATCCAGTTGTCACGCGATTTGACAATATCGGCGGGCTGAAGCCACGCGCGCCGGTGAAAAGTGCTGGCGTGGTAGTTGGGCGCGTAGCCGACATCTCGTTTGACGATAAAAGTTATCAGGCAACCGTCACGTTGAATATTGAAAGCCGCTATCTTTTCCCAAAAGATAGCTCGGCCAAGATTTTGACTTCGGGCTTGCTAGGCGAGCAATACATCGGATTGGAACCGGGCGGTGATACGGTCAATTTGGCAGCAGGTGACAGAATTACAATGACGCAATCGGCGATGGTGCTGGAGAACTTGATTAGTCAATTCCTCTTTAGCAAGGCAGCCGAAGGGAAAGAAGATCAAAAATGA
- a CDS encoding ABC transporter ATP-binding protein, translating into MAAIQINNVEKSYRALKALNGISLSIEEGEFFGLLGPNGAGKTTLISIIAGLNRADSGNVTIHGHDVVSDYRQARKLLGVVPQELVFDPFFTVRETLRMQSGYYGLKNNDAWIDEVMHHLDLTGKADANMRALSGGMKRRVLVAQALVHKPPVIVLDEPTAGVDVELRQTLWKFISRLNREGHTVVLTTHYLEEAQALCNRVAMLKAGQVVALDTTSTLIKRISGSQLVVKLASGTLPDELKELVSHPEELMFGNKYTLRVNDYSDVEPILAKLRLAGVVIEDMQLQQADLEDVFIQIMEGEK; encoded by the coding sequence ATGGCTGCAATTCAAATAAATAATGTCGAAAAAAGCTATCGCGCTCTGAAAGCGTTGAATGGCATTTCACTGTCTATTGAAGAAGGTGAATTTTTCGGCCTGCTCGGCCCTAACGGTGCGGGCAAGACTACATTGATTTCCATCATTGCCGGCTTGAATCGTGCGGATTCGGGCAATGTCACCATCCACGGGCATGATGTCGTCAGCGACTATCGCCAGGCGCGCAAACTGCTCGGCGTGGTGCCGCAGGAATTGGTATTCGATCCTTTCTTTACCGTGCGCGAGACTTTGCGCATGCAATCCGGCTATTACGGCTTGAAGAATAACGATGCGTGGATAGATGAAGTCATGCATCACCTTGACCTGACCGGCAAGGCGGACGCGAATATGCGCGCGCTGTCGGGCGGCATGAAGCGTCGTGTACTGGTAGCGCAAGCCTTGGTGCACAAGCCGCCTGTGATTGTGCTGGATGAACCGACTGCCGGTGTCGACGTTGAGTTGCGCCAAACTTTGTGGAAATTCATTTCACGTCTTAATCGTGAAGGGCACACCGTCGTCCTGACCACGCATTATCTGGAAGAAGCGCAAGCCTTGTGCAATCGCGTCGCGATGTTGAAAGCGGGGCAAGTAGTTGCCTTGGATACGACTTCGACCTTGATTAAGCGTATCTCCGGATCGCAACTGGTCGTGAAGCTCGCTTCGGGCACGTTGCCTGACGAACTGAAAGAACTGGTGTCGCATCCGGAAGAACTGATGTTTGGTAATAAATACACTTTGCGTGTGAATGATTACAGCGACGTTGAACCGATACTCGCCAAGCTGCGTTTGGCTGGCGTGGTGATAGAAGACATGCAATTGCAACAAGCGGATCTGGAAGATGTCTTTATCCAGATCATGGAAGGTGAGAAATGA
- the hisG gene encoding ATP phosphoribosyltransferase, producing MTQETQQLTLALSKGRIFEETLPLLEAAGIKVTEDPETSRKLILQTTDANVRVIIVRASDVPTYVQYGAADFGVAGKDVLLEHGGEGLYQPIDLNIANCRMSVAVKDGFDYENAVQQGARLRVVTKYVQTAREHFAAKGVHVDLIKLYGSMELGPLVGLADAIVDLVSTGSTLRANHLVEVEHIMDISSRLVVNKAALKLKRERLQPILEAFEKASKR from the coding sequence ATGACGCAAGAAACACAACAACTGACACTGGCGCTATCGAAGGGCCGCATCTTCGAAGAAACCCTGCCGCTGCTGGAAGCTGCCGGCATCAAGGTCACCGAAGATCCGGAAACGTCGCGCAAGCTGATACTGCAAACCACTGATGCCAATGTGCGTGTGATTATCGTGCGTGCATCGGATGTGCCGACTTACGTGCAATACGGCGCAGCTGATTTTGGCGTGGCCGGTAAAGATGTTTTGCTGGAGCATGGCGGTGAAGGTTTGTATCAACCCATCGATTTGAATATCGCGAATTGCCGCATGTCGGTCGCGGTCAAGGATGGTTTTGATTACGAGAACGCAGTGCAACAGGGTGCGCGTTTGCGCGTGGTCACCAAGTATGTACAGACTGCACGTGAGCACTTCGCGGCCAAAGGCGTACACGTCGATTTGATCAAATTGTATGGTTCGATGGAGCTGGGCCCGTTGGTTGGTCTGGCCGATGCGATCGTCGATCTGGTCAGCACTGGCAGTACCTTGCGCGCCAACCATTTGGTCGAAGTCGAACACATCATGGATATTTCATCGCGACTGGTTGTGAATAAGGCAGCCTTGAAACTGAAGCGTGAGCGCTTGCAGCCTATACTTGAAGCATTTGAAAAAGCATCGAAACGTTAA
- a CDS encoding MlaA family lipoprotein encodes MKNISKTLVLVSALFLSGCATTNTNTPGDPLEGFNRTMFDFNDTVDRVALKPVATAYQDVLPSFAQTAIGNFFGNLGDVWTMVNNFLQGKGEAGMSDVMRVAVNSTFGLGGMLDIASEAGIPKHKEDFGQTLGRWGVQSGPYVVLPLFGPSTLRDTAALPVDFYGDVWTYVDSVPVRNSGYVVRAIDQRAAALGATNLLEDIAIDRYSFVRSAYLQRRESLVNDGKIKDDAPDTNKPLAP; translated from the coding sequence ATGAAAAATATAAGCAAAACACTTGTGCTGGTTTCAGCATTGTTTCTGAGCGGATGCGCGACGACGAACACTAATACGCCGGGCGATCCATTGGAAGGCTTCAACCGTACAATGTTCGACTTCAACGATACCGTTGATCGCGTTGCCTTGAAGCCGGTAGCGACTGCATACCAGGATGTGTTGCCATCGTTTGCACAAACGGCAATCGGCAACTTTTTTGGCAACCTCGGTGATGTCTGGACGATGGTTAACAATTTCCTGCAAGGGAAAGGCGAAGCCGGTATGTCTGACGTGATGCGTGTGGCCGTCAACAGTACTTTTGGTCTGGGCGGCATGCTCGATATCGCATCCGAAGCCGGTATTCCAAAGCATAAAGAAGATTTTGGTCAAACCTTGGGTCGCTGGGGCGTGCAGTCAGGTCCTTATGTGGTCTTGCCACTTTTTGGTCCATCGACGTTGCGTGATACCGCTGCATTGCCAGTCGACTTCTATGGCGATGTCTGGACATATGTAGACTCGGTTCCTGTACGTAACAGCGGTTACGTCGTGCGTGCCATCGACCAGCGGGCAGCGGCGCTGGGTGCGACTAATTTGCTGGAAGATATCGCAATTGACCGTTACTCATTCGTGCGCAGTGCTTATTTGCAACGCCGCGAGAGCCTCGTGAATGATGGCAAGATCAAGGACGATGCGCCGGATACCAACAAGCCTTTAGCACCATAA